In one window of Ferriphaselus amnicola DNA:
- a CDS encoding biotin--[acetyl-CoA-carboxylase] ligase, translated as MLAPKPLTFALLRRLADGEFHSGQALAAEFSLSRASIHNALSEVEGLGLSLYRVRGRGYQMPQPPQWLTEVALNASLGDAAASFSIEVLDTASSSNAVLLQRAALGAPSGRVLAVEWQSAGRGRRGRSWHSALGHSLTFSLLWRFEQGLSALSGLSLAAGVAIARALHTLGIQGAQLKWPNDVLGANGGKLAGILIEAQGDMLGPSAVVIGVGLNLNLPDEVLSQVDQPVSSLAQLAPLPERNHLLAVILRELATVLESFATHGFAPLQQEWEANHAAQHRPVRLSLPDGSTLDGIARGVALDGTLRLDTEHGERLFNSGEVSLRMQ; from the coding sequence ATGCTCGCGCCCAAACCGCTGACCTTTGCTTTGCTACGCCGCCTAGCCGATGGCGAATTCCATTCTGGTCAAGCACTGGCGGCGGAATTTAGTCTGTCTCGCGCCAGCATCCACAATGCGCTGAGTGAAGTCGAAGGCTTAGGCCTGAGCTTGTACCGCGTGCGCGGTCGCGGTTACCAGATGCCGCAACCACCGCAATGGTTAACGGAGGTTGCGCTTAACGCCTCCTTGGGCGATGCCGCTGCCAGCTTTTCCATCGAAGTCCTCGACACGGCCTCCTCCAGCAATGCCGTATTGTTGCAACGCGCCGCGCTGGGCGCACCTAGCGGTCGCGTACTGGCGGTCGAATGGCAAAGTGCGGGACGTGGGCGGCGCGGACGAAGTTGGCATTCCGCACTCGGCCACTCGCTCACCTTTTCTCTACTGTGGCGCTTCGAGCAAGGACTGTCAGCCTTGTCCGGCCTGAGTCTGGCAGCAGGCGTGGCCATCGCACGGGCACTACATACGCTCGGCATCCAAGGCGCACAACTCAAGTGGCCGAACGATGTGCTGGGTGCGAACGGGGGGAAGCTGGCCGGCATTCTGATCGAAGCGCAGGGCGACATGCTCGGCCCAAGCGCCGTGGTGATCGGTGTCGGCCTCAACCTGAATCTGCCCGACGAGGTGCTGAGCCAAGTGGATCAACCCGTCAGCAGCTTGGCGCAATTGGCACCGTTACCGGAGCGCAATCATTTGCTTGCCGTCATATTGCGCGAACTAGCTACGGTGCTGGAAAGCTTTGCCACCCACGGTTTCGCGCCATTGCAGCAGGAGTGGGAGGCGAATCACGCCGCGCAGCATCGTCCCGTCCGCTTGTCGCTGCCGGATGGCTCGACCTTGGACGGCATCGCGCGGGGAGTGGCGCTGGATGGCACTCTGCGCCTAGACACCGAACACGGCGAACGACTATTCAATTCGGGCGAAGTCAGCCTGCGGATGCAATGA
- a CDS encoding type III pantothenate kinase translates to MSTLLIDAGNSRTKWALLERGRWVQQGVSDHLGLRAALDNLPVPTRVVASNVAGAAVAESLTEVCARWQIVPEFIRAEAQQCGVSNGYESPEKLGSDRWAALIAAWHIERRACLVVNCGTATTVDTLSANGEFIGGLILPGITLMQRSLLTGTAQLRDIDGAVSDFPRTTADAIVSGAIIATVGAILHQYALLAMPDAPCLLSGGAADSIALHLEELPLAQLENLVLHGLQLIAEESETR, encoded by the coding sequence ATGAGCACCTTGCTGATCGACGCGGGAAATTCCCGCACCAAGTGGGCGCTACTGGAGCGCGGGCGCTGGGTTCAGCAGGGCGTGAGCGATCACCTAGGATTGCGTGCTGCGCTAGATAATTTACCCGTTCCGACGCGCGTGGTCGCCTCAAACGTGGCTGGCGCAGCCGTTGCTGAATCGCTCACTGAAGTGTGCGCACGCTGGCAAATCGTCCCCGAATTCATCCGTGCCGAAGCACAACAATGCGGCGTGAGCAACGGTTACGAGTCGCCGGAGAAGCTAGGAAGTGACCGCTGGGCGGCGCTGATCGCCGCGTGGCACATCGAACGGCGCGCCTGTCTGGTGGTGAACTGCGGTACGGCGACCACCGTGGATACGCTATCTGCTAACGGCGAATTTATTGGCGGCTTGATCTTGCCCGGCATCACCTTGATGCAGCGAAGCTTACTGACGGGAACGGCACAATTGCGTGATATTGACGGTGCGGTCAGCGACTTCCCGCGCACCACGGCGGACGCGATCGTTAGCGGTGCGATCATCGCCACGGTCGGCGCGATCCTGCACCAGTACGCGCTGCTCGCCATGCCGGATGCACCTTGCCTGCTCAGCGGCGGAGCGGCGGATTCGATCGCCTTACACCTTGAGGAGTTGCCTTTGGCACAGTTGGAAAATCTGGTGCTGCACGGTTTGCAGCTGATCGCCGAAGAGAGCGAAACGCGATGA
- a CDS encoding SPOR domain-containing protein, with product MKLAFWLLLASNLVLLAITQLGGTASANDPQVLPEYHPELIRLLKPEPVSAPVQAATAVPISVCQDWGEFSGTELIRAEKLLAASFPAERWSKHFVERANGFWVYIPPQSSPTMLLKRSAELKMSGINDFYSVKEDGPLFGAISLGAFKRREGGEKLLARLQAKGVSDAKLEPYLTRNTYAAFTVRELTEAESSNLKQRFPASHLQVTACTSPTESPKP from the coding sequence ATGAAATTGGCATTCTGGCTATTGCTGGCAAGCAATCTGGTGCTGCTCGCCATCACCCAACTGGGCGGTACGGCAAGCGCGAACGACCCACAGGTGCTGCCCGAATATCACCCCGAACTGATCCGGCTGTTAAAACCTGAACCTGTCAGCGCACCGGTTCAGGCCGCCACGGCAGTTCCCATCAGTGTCTGTCAGGATTGGGGAGAGTTCTCTGGCACCGAGCTGATACGCGCCGAGAAGTTGCTGGCCGCCAGTTTTCCCGCCGAACGCTGGAGCAAACACTTCGTCGAACGCGCCAACGGCTTTTGGGTATATATCCCGCCGCAATCCTCGCCCACTATGTTGCTCAAGCGCTCGGCGGAATTGAAGATGAGCGGCATCAATGATTTTTACTCCGTCAAGGAAGATGGCCCGCTGTTCGGGGCGATTTCGTTAGGCGCGTTCAAACGGCGCGAAGGTGGCGAGAAGTTGCTGGCACGCCTGCAAGCCAAAGGCGTGAGCGATGCAAAATTGGAGCCGTATCTGACCCGCAACACCTACGCCGCCTTTACCGTACGCGAGTTGACCGAGGCTGAATCTTCGAATCTGAAGCAGCGCTTCCCCGCCAGCCATCTGCAAGTGACGGCCTGCACTTCGCCCACCGAAAGCCCGAAACCATGA
- a CDS encoding YhcH/YjgK/YiaL family protein, translating to MIFDKLCNADRYAALHPLFAAAFDYLRFTDFSQIENGRYPLQGEQLIAIVEGAQGRSRENAPLERHRRYIDIQFVLSGNDEMGWRPVSECQQPTCDYIDERDIQFFRDAPASWISTPPGAFCIFFPEDAHAPLVSEGAIRKVILKVEAV from the coding sequence ATGATCTTCGACAAACTCTGCAACGCTGACCGCTACGCTGCACTTCACCCCCTGTTCGCAGCGGCCTTCGACTACCTGCGTTTCACCGATTTCAGCCAGATCGAAAATGGTCGCTACCCCTTGCAAGGTGAGCAGTTGATCGCCATCGTCGAAGGCGCGCAAGGCCGCAGCCGCGAGAACGCACCGCTAGAACGGCATCGCCGTTACATCGACATCCAGTTCGTGTTGAGTGGCAATGATGAGATGGGCTGGCGGCCAGTGAGCGAGTGCCAACAACCGACGTGCGACTACATCGATGAACGCGACATCCAGTTCTTCCGCGATGCGCCCGCCAGTTGGATCAGCACCCCGCCCGGCGCGTTCTGCATCTTCTTCCCCGAAGATGCGCACGCCCCGCTGGTGAGCGAGGGCGCTATCCGCAAAGTGATATTGAAAGTCGAAGCGGTCTAG
- the ttcA gene encoding tRNA 2-thiocytidine(32) synthetase TtcA yields the protein MTDTIQTIHFEPRSTNFNRLKGRLEHQVGKAIADFNMIEEGDTVMVCLSGGKDSYTLLDVLLTLRKRAPIDFKIVAMNLDQKQPGFPADVLPNYLKTVGVPFHIETQDTYSIVKEKIPEGKTTCSLCSRLRRGIIYKVAGELGANKIALGHHRDDMVETLFLNIFFGGKLKAMPPKLVTDKGDHVVIRPLAYCAEKDIARYARGMEFPIIPCNLCGSQENLQRQNIKEMLTNWEREYPGRTQTIFTAMQNVKPSHLLDGGLFDFKSLKLGDKVDEGDIAFDD from the coding sequence ATGACCGACACCATCCAAACCATCCACTTCGAACCCCGCTCCACCAACTTCAACCGCCTCAAGGGCAGGCTGGAGCATCAGGTGGGCAAGGCCATCGCCGATTTCAATATGATCGAAGAGGGTGACACCGTGATGGTGTGTCTGTCTGGTGGCAAGGATTCTTACACGCTGCTCGACGTTCTACTCACTTTGCGCAAGCGCGCGCCCATCGACTTCAAGATCGTGGCGATGAACCTCGACCAGAAGCAGCCGGGCTTTCCCGCCGATGTGTTGCCGAATTATCTGAAAACGGTCGGCGTGCCGTTCCACATCGAGACGCAGGACACCTATTCCATCGTCAAGGAAAAGATCCCCGAAGGGAAGACCACCTGCTCGCTGTGCTCGCGTCTGCGGCGCGGCATCATCTACAAGGTGGCGGGCGAGCTGGGCGCGAACAAGATCGCGCTGGGGCATCACCGCGACGACATGGTGGAGACGCTGTTCCTTAATATATTCTTCGGCGGAAAACTGAAGGCGATGCCGCCTAAGCTGGTCACCGACAAGGGCGACCATGTGGTGATCCGTCCGCTGGCTTATTGCGCTGAGAAGGATATCGCCCGTTACGCACGCGGCATGGAGTTCCCCATCATCCCGTGCAATCTGTGCGGCTCTCAGGAAAATCTGCAACGGCAGAACATCAAGGAGATGCTCACCAACTGGGAGCGCGAGTATCCGGGCCGTACCCAGACCATCTTCACCGCCATGCAGAACGTGAAGCCCTCCCATCTGCTGGATGGCGGGCTGTTCGATTTCAAGTCGTTGAAACTGGGCGACAAGGTAGATGAAGGCGACATCGCCTTCGACGACTAG